In a genomic window of Streptomyces pristinaespiralis:
- a CDS encoding S9 family peptidase, which translates to MSDAPTTPDMPGTSPMPDWEKRFRAPRVSLPDWAEDAPHRSLFVSNATGTYELYAWDRSTGEQRQVTDRPNGTTDGILTPDGEAVWWFSDTDGDEFGVWMRQPFHGGDDVPAAPGLEPSYPAGLAIGRDGTTAVVGRSTDEDGTTIHVVRAGAAPVEIYRHRESAGVGDLSHDGSLLAIEHTEHGDAMHSALRVTRLDGSTVAELDDTRGGTVELGLEVLGFAPVGGDTRLLVGHQRRGRWEPMIWDVASGEETELGIELPGDVNAEWYPDGSALLIAHSFEARGELWRYDLATRALTQIETPAGSVSGATARPDGTVEYLWSSAARPPSVRSTGGAVVLDPPGMKAPASVPVEDVWIEGPGGRIHALVQKPAGAEGPLPTVFEIHGGPAWHDSDSFAAGPAAWIDHGYAVVRVNYRGSTGYGREWTDALKHRVGLIELEDITAVREWAVGSGLADPAKLVLAGGSWGGYLTLLGLGTQPEAWAVGLAAVPVADFVTSYHDEMENLKALDRTLFGGSPEEVPERYEASSPLTYVDAVRAPVYISAGVNDPRCPIRQIDNYVDRLAARGAVHEVYRYDAGHGSLVVEERIKQVRLEIDFAERYLKGAATQR; encoded by the coding sequence ATGAGCGACGCACCCACCACGCCCGACATGCCCGGCACCTCTCCCATGCCCGACTGGGAGAAGCGGTTCCGGGCGCCGCGCGTCTCGCTGCCCGACTGGGCGGAGGACGCACCGCACCGTTCCCTCTTCGTCTCGAACGCGACAGGGACGTACGAGCTGTACGCCTGGGACCGGTCGACGGGGGAGCAGCGCCAGGTCACCGACCGGCCCAACGGCACGACGGACGGGATACTCACCCCTGACGGCGAGGCCGTGTGGTGGTTCTCCGACACCGACGGCGACGAGTTCGGCGTCTGGATGCGGCAGCCGTTCCACGGCGGGGACGACGTGCCCGCCGCGCCGGGCCTGGAGCCCTCCTACCCGGCGGGCCTCGCCATCGGCCGGGACGGCACCACCGCCGTCGTCGGCCGCTCCACCGACGAGGACGGCACGACGATCCATGTCGTACGGGCGGGCGCGGCGCCCGTCGAGATCTACCGGCACCGGGAGTCGGCGGGGGTGGGCGACCTCTCGCACGACGGCTCGCTGCTCGCGATCGAACACACCGAGCACGGCGACGCCATGCACTCCGCGCTGCGCGTGACCCGCCTCGACGGCAGCACGGTCGCCGAGCTGGACGACACGCGCGGCGGCACGGTGGAGCTGGGCCTCGAGGTGCTCGGTTTCGCGCCGGTCGGGGGCGACACCAGGCTGCTCGTCGGCCACCAGCGGCGCGGCCGGTGGGAGCCCATGATCTGGGACGTCGCCTCCGGTGAGGAGACCGAGCTCGGCATCGAGCTGCCGGGCGATGTGAACGCGGAGTGGTATCCGGACGGTTCCGCGCTGCTGATCGCGCACAGCTTCGAGGCACGCGGCGAGCTGTGGCGCTACGACCTGGCGACGCGGGCGCTGACGCAGATCGAGACCCCGGCCGGTTCCGTCTCCGGCGCGACGGCCCGGCCGGACGGCACGGTGGAGTATCTGTGGTCGTCCGCGGCCCGGCCGCCGAGTGTCCGCTCGACCGGCGGCGCCGTGGTCCTCGACCCCCCTGGCATGAAGGCGCCCGCCTCCGTGCCGGTCGAGGACGTCTGGATCGAAGGCCCCGGCGGCCGTATCCACGCCCTGGTGCAGAAGCCGGCCGGGGCGGAAGGACCGCTGCCCACCGTCTTCGAGATCCACGGCGGCCCCGCCTGGCACGACAGCGACTCCTTCGCCGCGGGTCCCGCCGCCTGGATCGACCACGGCTACGCGGTCGTCCGCGTGAACTACCGGGGCTCCACGGGCTACGGCCGCGAGTGGACGGACGCCTTGAAGCACCGCGTCGGCCTGATCGAGCTGGAGGACATCACGGCGGTCCGCGAGTGGGCGGTCGGCTCGGGCCTCGCCGACCCGGCGAAGCTCGTCCTGGCGGGCGGCTCGTGGGGCGGCTATCTCACGCTGCTGGGCCTCGGCACCCAGCCGGAGGCATGGGCGGTCGGCCTGGCGGCGGTACCGGTCGCCGACTTCGTCACCTCGTACCACGACGAGATGGAGAACCTGAAGGCGCTGGACCGCACGCTGTTCGGCGGCAGCCCGGAAGAGGTGCCGGAGCGTTACGAGGCCTCGTCTCCGCTGACCTACGTGGACGCGGTCCGTGCCCCGGTCTACATCTCGGCCGGTGTCAACGACCCGCGGTGCCCGATACGGCAGATCGACAACTACGTGGACAGGCTCGCGGCGCGCGGCGCGGTCCACGAGGTGTACCGGTACGACGCGGGGCACGGCTCGCTCGTGGTGGAGGAGCGGATCAAGCAGGTACGGCTGGAGATCGACTTCGCCGAGAGGTATCTGAAGGGGGCGGCGACACAGCGGTGA
- a CDS encoding SURF1 family protein translates to MYRFLLTPRWWGINVFVLLAIPFCIFMGSWQLGRFEDRVDSHREAERKPDADQQQAAPLDELLPVDKETSGRLATASGRYGEQFVVPGRELDGRRGSYVLTLLETDNGRMLPVVRGWMPEGGRAPAAPAGEVTVTGALQASESTGTDGVHTAGGLPAGQLGMISAASLVNLVPDDVYDAWVTLSKADSGLTPVPASAPQNSGLDLKAFQNLGYTGEWFVFAGFVLFMWFRLVRREAEAARDRSLGLDPETAS, encoded by the coding sequence GTGTACCGATTCCTGCTGACGCCCCGCTGGTGGGGGATCAACGTCTTCGTCCTGCTGGCGATCCCGTTCTGCATCTTCATGGGCTCGTGGCAGCTGGGCAGGTTCGAGGACCGCGTCGACTCCCACCGTGAGGCGGAGCGGAAGCCGGACGCGGACCAGCAGCAGGCGGCACCGCTGGACGAGCTGCTACCGGTCGACAAGGAGACGTCGGGCCGGCTGGCCACGGCGTCGGGCCGGTACGGCGAGCAGTTCGTCGTACCCGGGCGTGAACTCGACGGCAGGCGCGGCTCGTACGTGCTGACGCTGCTGGAGACGGACAACGGCCGGATGCTGCCCGTGGTCCGCGGCTGGATGCCCGAGGGGGGCCGGGCCCCGGCCGCTCCGGCGGGCGAGGTCACGGTCACGGGAGCCCTTCAGGCCTCCGAGTCGACGGGCACCGACGGCGTGCACACGGCCGGCGGTCTGCCCGCCGGGCAGCTGGGCATGATCAGCGCGGCGTCACTGGTGAACCTGGTGCCGGACGACGTGTACGACGCGTGGGTCACGCTGTCGAAGGCGGACAGCGGCCTGACGCCCGTGCCCGCGTCCGCGCCGCAGAACAGCGGCCTCGACCTCAAGGCGTTTCAGAACCTGGGCTACACGGGCGAGTGGTTCGTCTTCGCGGGCTTCGTGCTCTTCATGTGGTTCCGCCTGGTCCGCCGCGAGGCGGAGGCGGCGCGGGACCGCTCGCTCGGCCTGGACCCCGAGACCGCGAGCTGA